The Candidatus Desulfovibrio trichonymphae region TTTCGGCATGTCGCGTTCCCTGAGTTTTTGCGCAAGTTCAGCCACTTCCTCCTGGGGGTCGTCGTCGCGGCCCATTTCTTTATTGATGGCCTTGATCTGCTCGTTCAGATAGTATTCGCGCTGATTGCGCTCCATCTGCGTTTTGACGCGATTTTTGATGCGTTTTTCCACAGAGGCCAGGTCCACTTCGCCCTGCAGCAGTTCATACGCCCGTTCCAGACGAACCGTCACGTCGCAGAGCTCCAGCACTTCCTGTTTTTTGTGGTAATCCACCCTGAGATGCGGCACAAGGGCGTCCGCAAGCAGGCCGGGATCCTGCAGGGCCAGCATGGACATCAGGGTTTCCTGGGAAATTTTTTTGTTGTTTTTGCCGTATTCTTCCAGCGCTTCGTGCACGGCGCGCACCAGCGCCGGCAATTCGTCCCTGCGGGTCGTCGTCGCGCCGAGTCTGTGTATGCGCACAAGCACGCAACGCGCGCCTTCGTGCAGATTCTCCCAATGAGCCCGGTACAGACCTTCAAAAAGTACCTTGATAGTGCCGTCCGGCAAGCGGAGCATCTGCAGAACACGGCTGACGACACCCACGGCGCACAAATCGTCATCTTGGGGTTTTTCCAGATCGGCCTTGCGCTGGGCCACCAGAAAAATCTGCTTGTTGTAAAAATTCTGGGCGGCTTCAATAGCTTTTATGGAAGGTTCCCGCCCGACAAAAAGCGGCATGACGGAGCGGGGGAACATAATGACCTCCCGCAGGGGCATGACCGGCAGTTCCAAGAAAGCTTCCACCCGCATCGCGTCAGACATGACTTCTCCCGATATGATCAGGCTGCAAAAATATCAATAATCAATGCAAAGGATTTTGTAAAACACTTACTGATTCCGGCGTCTGATCGCGCGGCCGGCCGCCGGTGATTTTATGACGCCTTGTCTTTCCCAACATTGCGGTCCGCGTCGAGGTCTCCGTAAAACAGCACGGGTTCCTTGCCTTTTTCAATTACGGCACGGTTGATGAGGCACTCCCGCACATTGTTCATTGAAGGCAGCTTGAACATGATGTCCAGCATGATTTTTTCCATCACGTTGCGCAGGCCGCGCGCGCCTGTTTTGCGCCCAATGGCCTGCGCGGCAATGGCATTGAGCGCGTTCGGCGTAAAGCGCAGGCTTACGTGATCAAGTTCAAAAAGTTTCTGGTACTGGCGCACCAGCGCGTTTTTGGGCTCGGTAAGAATGCGCACAAGATCCGGTTCGTCCAATTCATCCACATGGGTAATAATCGGAATGCGGCCGACAAATTCCGGAATCAGGCCGAATTTGACAAGATCCTGCGGGTGAATTTTTTCCAGAAGTTCGGCCAAGGGAATATCGCGGGCGGCGCGCACTTTTGCTCCAAAACCCATGTAACCGCCGCTCACGCGCGACGCCACAATTTTATCAAGGCCCATAAAGGTACCGCCCACAATAAACAGGATATTGCCCGTGTTCATACGGATAAATTCCTGCTGCGGGTGCTTTCGTCCGCCCTTGGGGGGGATGTTGGCCTCTGTGCCTTCAATGATTTTCAAAAGCGCCTGCTGTACGCCCTCGCCCGAAACGTCACGGGTGATGGAGGGGCCGTCGCCCTTGCGCGAAATTTTATCTATTTCGTCAATATAAATGATGCCGTTGCCCGCGGCTTCAAGGTCGTAGTCCGCGTTCTGTAAAAGCTGCACCAGAATATTTTCCACATCTTCGCCCACATATCCGGCCTCTGTAAGGGTGGTCGCGTCAGTGATGGCAAAGGGCACGCGCAGCACCTTGGCGAGCGTTTTGGCAAGCAGCGTTTTGCCGCTGCCCGACGAGCCAACAAGAAGGATATTGCTTTTTTCAAGCTCCACGTCGTCGCCGATTGCATTGGCGTAAAACACGCGCTTGTAGTGGTTGTGCACGGCCACGGAAAGAATTTTTTTGGCTTTGTGCTGACCAATGACGTACTCGTCCAGACGATTTTTTATCTCCTGCGGCAAGAGCAGGCGCTCGTTGCCCTCAGGGGCCTCCCGCTGGTCGCGGTCGATAATGTTGTTGCAGGTCTTGATGCAGGAGTCACAGATGGTTGCAGTATCCCACACGATGAGCTTGCGCACCTCAAGCTCGTTACAACCGCAAAAAGAACAGCGCATGGGCTCTTTTGTCATGGTTTTTTGTGTTTTCGACATAGGTTCAGCCGTTCTTTTTCTGCGCCGTCATGTTGCGGCGTGAAACCAGCACGCGGTCGATAATGCCGAGTTCTCTGGCTTCGTCAGGTGTCAAAAAATTGTCGCGTTCTGTGGCGGAGGCCACTTCCTCATAGGGGCGCTGCATATTTTCCGCCAGCATGCGGTTGAGTCGTTCCTTGAGGCGTAAGACCTCGCGGGCGTGTATCTCAATATCCGTAGCTTGCCCGTGGAATCCGCCCGAAGGCTGATGTATCATAATCTGACTGTTGGGCAATGCAAAACGCATGCCCGACTCGCCGGCCGCCAGCAAAAAAGCGCCCATACTGGCGGCTCGACCGATACAAACGGTAGAAACGGGTGACGAAACAAAGCGCATGGTGTCATAGACGGCCAGCCCAGCCGTCACCGAACCGCCGGGGGAATTGATATACAGGCTGATTTCCTTCTCCGGATCCTGAGATTCCAGAAAAAGCAGCTGTGCGCATATGAGCGAAGCCACAGCGTCATTTACTTCAGACCCAAGCAGCACAATGCGATCCTTGAGCAGACGGGAATAGATGTCATACGCCCGCTCTGAACGGCCTGTGGTTTCAATAACCATGGGAATTAACGACATGCTTGCCTCACAGTTGCCCGACAAAGAGTTTGCTGTAATCCGCCGCAGTTTAGGTATAATCATAAGCCTGTAAACATATTTTTTGATATTGCACATCCGCTGGCAGCGGCCTGACCTGCGCTTGGTTCCACTTCCTTCACGCGGGCCTTTGCGTAAACGAGCTCCATAGCCTTGTCGGCCAGCAGACGGTCACGCAAAGCAAAAATCATGCCTGAGCGTTCATACTGCTCGCGGAGTGTTTTAAAGTCATCCCCGCTCTGCAGGCTGGCTTGATAAATATGCGCGTTGATTTCCTGATCAGTGACGTCCAGACCTTCCTTCTTGGCAATAGAGAGCATAAGCACGTGATATCGCGTTATCTCTTCAGCCTGTGGCAGCACTTCCACGCATAGCGTGTCAGGGCTTTTGCCCAGTGATTCCAGACTCTTTCCATAGCGTTCCAAGCGGGCTTTCTGTGCGGCGAGCAGGGTGTTGATCTGTATGTCCACCATGCTTTGGGGCAGGGGGAACTTCGTCATTTTCAGCAGTTTGTCCAGAATGTTTTTCTGGGTCGCGCTCTTGTTCAGGTCAGTGCGACTTTTGACATAGCTGTCGCTGATATTTTGCTTGAGCTTGTCCACAGTTTCAACGCCAAGGCTTTTGGCCAGTTCATCATTGAGTTCCGGCAGCTTGCGTTCTTTGATGGCGTGCACCTTGACCTTCATGGTCACGGTTTTTCCGGCCAGATCCCTGGCGAGAAAGTCGTCGGGAAAGCGGATTTCGCTCTCGCCTTCCTGCCCGTACTGAATTGTTTTGACGAGAGCTTCAAAATCTTCCAGAGCCTGACGTTCACCCAGCGCCAGATTGAAATTTTCGGAGTTGACGCCTTCAACGGCTTTACCGTTTTCATATGCGGCGAAGTCGAGGCTCACCACCTGACCGTCCACGGCCGGACCAAGGCCGTCCACCGGCAAAAGCTGCGCGCGGTCGCGGAGGATTCGCTCTATAACATCTGTCACGACCTCTTCTTTGAGGACGACCTTTTCTTGTTCGGCATCCAAGCCCTCGTAGGGGGGCAGGTCAAATTCGGGCAGCACTTCAAACTCAATGCTGTAGGTATAGCCGCTGCCCCGCTCAAGCGTGTTCGGCCCGTCCAGATCTATGCCGGACACGGGCGTCACGCCGAGCGTCTGCATAACCTCGTTGAGGTGCACATTGACAAGATCCTGATGGGCTTCTTCATAAATTTTTTGTCGAAAACGCTGCTCAATAACAGAGGCAGGCACTTTGCCCTTGCGAAAACCGTCCAGCTGCACAGACGTTTTATACAGGGCCACAGCGCCCATGATGGCCGCTTCCACCTCCTGCGGCTCTGTTGTGATTATGACCTTTTTTCTGACGGGTGAAAGTTCTTCTACTTTATACTCCACGGGGAGCTCCTTTCAAGCGGCGTGACATCACGAAAATACCAGCGCCTGCCTTGATCGGGGCAAGGTTTCGCGCAGTCTTTGCTTTTTAACAAGTTTTGCGGAGATGTACACCTTTTGCCTGTTGTTCGCAACTATAATCCGTTCCCCGCACGGGGCGGAGGCATTTAAAAAGTCTGCAGAACGAAGGCGTGCTGAAAAGGAAACAGCCCGCCATGTTAAGAAGAAGCCGTCAAATCTTATGGATGCTGTAGATTGAACACACTGTCCACCAGGTGATATGCTGCTAACTTTATGTTAGTAAAATATTGCTGTCCGGCTGAGAGGTCAAGTGTACCAGTGTGAACTTGTTGGACAGATATGTCGAATTTGCTCGAAAATTTCTGACAGGCCAGCGGCAGATATACCACCACCGTGATGGTTCTGGACGAGAGGCTGAAGTGACTGCTCAGAAACTCATAAAATCTGCCGTTCTCCGTGTCGCGGCAGCTGATACGGCACAGGCGCAAGGCTTTGTTCCGGCTGACGACCTCAACTGGAAAATTCCCGAAACGATGCCGGGTACATGGAGAGCATTCGAGATCGTCAGTTCAAAAAATCCTTGACTCGGGGGGCGGGTCTATACATGCCCTAGCGTCGTCAAAAGCAAGGCTTGTCATATGCGGCGTTTTTCCGTTACTTATTAATTTCGCAATGTATGCAAAAGATAACAGCATGGCGAAAACAGCGTTTTTGTGAGGTGAACTATGCAAACAACACAATTTATCTGGTTTGACGGCAAAATGCTTCCCTGGGATCATGCCCGCGTGCATGTTCTCACCCATGCTCTGCATTACGGCAGCGCCGTTTTTGAAGGCATGCGTGCCTATTCCTGTACTGACGGAACATCCGCTGTTTTTCGGCTTGCCGATCACTGCAAACGGCTTGTCAATTCCGCAAAAATTTTGCGTTTTGAACTGCCGTACAGCGCCGAACATCTGGCCGTGGCCTGTGTGGAGACGTTGCAGGCCAACAAACTGACTGAAGGATATGTCCGCCCGCTTTCTTTTGTGGGATATGGCGAATTGGGCATCTACCCAGGGGACAACCCTGTGCAGACAATCATCGCTGTCTGGCCTTGGGGGGCATATCTCGGCGCGGAAGCGCTAGAGAAGGGCATTCGCGTCAAAACAAGTTCTTTCGCGCGCATGCACGTCAACACGCTTATGACAAAAGCTAAAAGTTCCGGCAATTACATCAATTCCATACTCGCAAAAGTGGAAGCCAAGGGAGAAGGCTATGACGAAGCCGTCATGCTGGATACGGCCGGTTTTGTTTCTGAAGCGTCTGGCGAAAATATTTTCATTGTTCGCGACGGCATTCTTAAAACAACGCCTTGGACGTCCATTCTTGGCGGCATTACCCGTGACTCTATCATCAAGCTGGCCCGTGACGTGGGTTATCTTGTGGAAGAACAGCAATTCACCCGTGACGAATTTTATATTGCCGACGAGGCATTTTTGACCGGCACGGCGGCGGAGCTCACCCCCATACGCGAGTTGGACCATCGCGTTATCGGCGCTGGCGGCGCCGGACCGGTGACCAGACGTTTGCAGAAGGAATTTTTTAAGGTGGTCAGGGGCGAAAATGTCGAATATGCCGACTGGC contains the following coding sequences:
- the clpX gene encoding ATP-dependent Clp protease ATP-binding subunit ClpX, coding for MSKTQKTMTKEPMRCSFCGCNELEVRKLIVWDTATICDSCIKTCNNIIDRDQREAPEGNERLLLPQEIKNRLDEYVIGQHKAKKILSVAVHNHYKRVFYANAIGDDVELEKSNILLVGSSGSGKTLLAKTLAKVLRVPFAITDATTLTEAGYVGEDVENILVQLLQNADYDLEAAGNGIIYIDEIDKISRKGDGPSITRDVSGEGVQQALLKIIEGTEANIPPKGGRKHPQQEFIRMNTGNILFIVGGTFMGLDKIVASRVSGGYMGFGAKVRAARDIPLAELLEKIHPQDLVKFGLIPEFVGRIPIITHVDELDEPDLVRILTEPKNALVRQYQKLFELDHVSLRFTPNALNAIAAQAIGRKTGARGLRNVMEKIMLDIMFKLPSMNNVRECLINRAVIEKGKEPVLFYGDLDADRNVGKDKAS
- a CDS encoding ATP-dependent Clp protease proteolytic subunit, whose protein sequence is MSLIPMVIETTGRSERAYDIYSRLLKDRIVLLGSEVNDAVASLICAQLLFLESQDPEKEISLYINSPGGSVTAGLAVYDTMRFVSSPVSTVCIGRAASMGAFLLAAGESGMRFALPNSQIMIHQPSGGFHGQATDIEIHAREVLRLKERLNRMLAENMQRPYEEVASATERDNFLTPDEARELGIIDRVLVSRRNMTAQKKNG
- the tig gene encoding trigger factor, with the protein product MEYKVEELSPVRKKVIITTEPQEVEAAIMGAVALYKTSVQLDGFRKGKVPASVIEQRFRQKIYEEAHQDLVNVHLNEVMQTLGVTPVSGIDLDGPNTLERGSGYTYSIEFEVLPEFDLPPYEGLDAEQEKVVLKEEVVTDVIERILRDRAQLLPVDGLGPAVDGQVVSLDFAAYENGKAVEGVNSENFNLALGERQALEDFEALVKTIQYGQEGESEIRFPDDFLARDLAGKTVTMKVKVHAIKERKLPELNDELAKSLGVETVDKLKQNISDSYVKSRTDLNKSATQKNILDKLLKMTKFPLPQSMVDIQINTLLAAQKARLERYGKSLESLGKSPDTLCVEVLPQAEEITRYHVLMLSIAKKEGLDVTDQEINAHIYQASLQSGDDFKTLREQYERSGMIFALRDRLLADKAMELVYAKARVKEVEPSAGQAAASGCAISKNMFTGL
- a CDS encoding branched-chain amino acid transaminase, with the translated sequence MQTTQFIWFDGKMLPWDHARVHVLTHALHYGSAVFEGMRAYSCTDGTSAVFRLADHCKRLVNSAKILRFELPYSAEHLAVACVETLQANKLTEGYVRPLSFVGYGELGIYPGDNPVQTIIAVWPWGAYLGAEALEKGIRVKTSSFARMHVNTLMTKAKSSGNYINSILAKVEAKGEGYDEAVMLDTAGFVSEASGENIFIVRDGILKTTPWTSILGGITRDSIIKLARDVGYLVEEQQFTRDEFYIADEAFLTGTAAELTPIRELDHRVIGAGGAGPVTRRLQKEFFKVVRGENVEYADWLHRYNV